In the genome of Pan troglodytes isolate AG18354 chromosome 15, NHGRI_mPanTro3-v2.0_pri, whole genome shotgun sequence, one region contains:
- the IPO4 gene encoding importin-4 isoform X4, with product MEPAGLERLLRELLLPDTERIRRATEQLQIVLRAPAALPALCDLLASAADPQIRQFAAVLTRRRLNTRWRRLAAEQRESLKSLILTALQRETEHCVSLSLAQLSATIFRKEGLEAWPQLLQLLQHSTHSPHSPEREMGLLLLSVVVTSRPEAFQPHHRELLRLLNETLGEVGSPGLLFYSLRTLTTMAPYLSTEDVLLARMLVPKLIMAVQTLIPIDEAKACEALEALDELLESEVPVITPYLSEVLTFCLEVARNVALGNAVRVRILCCLAFLVKVKSKALLKNRLLPPLLHTLFPIMAAEPPPGQLDPEDQDSEEEELEIELMGETPKHFAVQVVDMLALHLPPEKLCPQLMPMLEEALRSESPYQRKAGLLVLAVLSDGAGNHIRQRLLPPLLQIVCKGLEDPSQVVRNAALFALGQFSENLQPHISSYSREVMPLLLAYLKSVPLGHTHHLAKACYALENFVENLGPKVQPYLPELMECMLQLLRNPSSPRAKELAVSALGATATAAQASLLPYFPAIMEHLREFLLTGREDLQPVQIQSLETLGVLARAVGEPMRPLAEECCQLGLGLCDQVDDPDLRRCTYSLFAALSGLMGEGLAPHLEQITTLMLLSLRSTEGIVPQYDGSSSFLLFDDESDGEEEEELMDEDVEEEDDSEISGYSVENAFFDEKEDTCAAVGEISVNTSVAFLPYMESVFEEVFKLLECPHLNVRKAAHEALGQFCCALHKACQSCPSEPNTAALQAALARVVPSYMQAVNRERERQVVMAVLEALTGVLRSCGTLTLKPPGRLAELCGVLKAVLQRKTACQDTDEEEEEEDDDQAEYDTMLLEHAGEAIPALAAAAGGDSFAPFFAGFLPLLVCKTKQGCTVAEKSFAVGTLAETIQGLGAASAQFVSRLLPVLLSTAREADPEVRSNAIFGMGVLAEHGGHPAQEHFPKLLGLLFPLLARERHDRVRDNICGALARLLMASPTRKPEPQVLAALLHALPLKEDLEEWVTIGRLFSFLYQSSPDQVIDVAPELLRICSLILADNKIPPDTKAALLLLLTFLAKQHTDSFQAALGSLPVDKAQELQAVLGLS from the exons ATGGAGCCAGCCGGGCTAGAGCGGCTCCTACGGGAGCTGCTGCTACCGGACACCGAGCGCATCCGTCGG GCCACGGAACAGCTCCAGATCGTTCTTCGGGCCCCCGCCGCTTTGCCGGCTCTCTGCGACCTGCTAGCCTCGGCGGCCGACCCCCAG ATCCGCCAGTTTGCGGCCGTGCTGACCCGCAGACGACTGAACACCCGCTGGCGACGGCTGGCGGCGGAGCAACGGGAGAG CCTCAAGTCCCTGATCCTGACGGCCCTGCAGAGAGAAACAGA GCACTGTGTGAGCCTCAGCCTGGCCCAGCTCTCAGCCACCATTTTTCGAAAGGAAGGCCTGGAGGCCTGGCCACAGCTTTTGCAGCTGCTTCAGCACAGTACCCACAGCCCCCACAGCCCAGAGAGAGAG ATGGGGCTTTTGCTGCTAAGTGTGGTGGTGACCTCCCGGCCCGAGGCCTTCCAACCCCACCACCGGGAGCTTCTTCGGCTTCTGAATGAGACTCTTGGTGAGGTGGGCTCTCCTGGGCTGCTCTTCTACTCCCTGCGCACTCTGACCACCATGGCTCCCTACCTCAGCACTGAAGATGTG CTTCTCGCTCGGATGTTGGTGCCCAAGCTGATCATGGCCGTGCAGACTCTGATCCCCATAGATGAG GCAAAGGCCTGTGAGGCCCTTGAGGCTTTGGATGAACTGTTGGAGTCAGAGGTGCCGGTCATCACCCCCTACCTCTCTGAAGTCCTCACATTCTGCCTGGAG GTGGCTAGAAATGTGGCCCTGGGCAATGCGGTACGCGTACGTATTCTCTGCTGCCTCGCTTTCTTGGTCAAAGTCAAGAGCAAG GCCTTACTGAAGAATCGTCTCCTGCCACCCTTGCTGCACACCCTTTTCCCCATTATGGCTGCtgagcccccaccaggccagttGGATCCCGAGGACCAGGATTCAGAAGAGGAAGAGTTGGAGATTGAGCTGATGGGGGAGACTCCCAAGCATTTCGCTGTACAA GTTGTGGACATGCTGGCACTACACCTGCCCCCCGAGAAGCTCTGTCCCCAGCTG ATGCCCATGTTGGAAGAGGCTTTGCGGAGCGAGAGCCCATACCAGCGCAAAGCTGGACTCCTGGTGCTGGCCGTGCTGtctgatggagctggaaaccacaTCAGGCAGAG ACTGCTGCCCCCACTGCTGCAGATTGTGTGCAAGGGCCTGGAGGACCCCTCGCAAGTTGTACGCAATGCTGCGCTGTTTGCCCTGGGCCAGTTCTCAGAAAACCTACAG ccccatatCAGCAGCTATTCAAGGGAGGTGATGCCACTGCTCCTCGCCTACTTGAAGTCGGTGCCTCTTGGACACACACACCACCTAGCCAAGGCCTGCTATGCCCTGGAGAATTTTGTGGAGAACCTAG GGCCCAAAGTGCAGCCCTACCTTCCGGAGCTTATGGAATGCATGCTGCAGCTTCTGAGGAACCCCAGCAGTCCCCGGGCCAAGGAGCTGGCTGTGAGCGCCCTGGGAGCCACTG CTACGGCTGCCCAGGCCTCGCTGCTGCCCTACTTCCCTGCCATCATGGAGCACCTGCGGGAATTCCTGTTAACAGGCCGTGAGGACCTTCAGCCTGTGCAGATCCAGAGCCTGG AGACACTGGGGGTGCTGGCACGAGCAGTGGGGGAGCCCATGAGGCCGCTGGCTGAGGAATGCTGCCAGCTGGGTCTGGGCCTCTGCGACCAGGTAGACGACCCTGACTTGCGGCGCTGCAC GTACAGCCTATTTGCAGCCTTATCGGGTCTGATGGGTGAGGGCCTGGCGCCCCACTTGGAACAGATCACCACGCTCATGCTGCTGTCACTGCGTTCCACCGAGGGCATTGTG cctcagtaTGACGGGAGCAGCTCCTTCCTTCTGTTTGACGATGAGAGTgatggggaagaagaggaggagctCATGGATGAGGATGTGGAAGAAGAGGATGACTCAGAGATCTCAGG GTACAGCGTGGAGAATGCCTTCTTCGATGAGAAGGAAGACACCTGTGCTGCCGTGGGGGAGATCTCTGTGAACACCAG TGTGGCCTTCCTTCCATACATGGAAAGTGTCTTTGAAGAAGTATTTAAACTGCTGGAG TGCCCTCACCTGAATGTGCGGAAGGCAGCCCATGAGGCTCTGGGTCAGTTTTGCTGTGCACTGCACAAGGCCTGTCAAAGCTGCCCCTCGGAACCCAACACTGCTG CTTTGCAGGCTGCCCTGGCCCGAGTGGTGCCATCCTACATGCAGGCAGTGAACAGGGAGCGGGAACGCCAGGTGGTGATGGCCGTGCTGGAGGCCCTGACAGGGGTGCTCCGCAGCTGTGGGACCCTCACACTGAAGCCCCCTGGGCGCCTCGCTGAGCTCTGTGGCGTGCTCAAGGCTGTGCTGCAGAGGAAG ACAGCCTGTCAGGATACTgacgaggaggaggaagaggaagatgatGATCAG GCTGAATACGACACCATGTTGCTGGAGCACGCTGGAGAGGCCATCCCTGCCCTGGCAGCCGCGGCTGGGGGAGACTCCTTTGCCCCATTCTTTGCTGGTTTCCTGCCATTATTGGTGTGCAAGACA AAACAGGGCTGCACAGTGGCAGAGAAGTCCTTTGCAGTGGGGACCTTGGCAGAGACTATTCAGGGCCTGGGTGCTGCCTCAGCCCAGTTTGTGTCTCGGCTGCTCCCTGTGCTGTTGAGCACCGCCCGAGAGGCAGACCCCGAGGTGCGAAGCAATGCCATCTTTGGGATGGGCGTGCTGGCAGAGCATGGGGGCCACCCTGCCCAGGA ACACTTCCCCAAGCTGCTGGGGCTCCTTTTTCCCCTCCTGGCGCGGGAGCGACATGATCGTGTCCGTGACAACATCTGTGGGGCACTTGCCCGCCTGTTGATGGCCAGTCCCACCAGGAAACCAGAGCCCCAG GTGCTGGCTGCCCTACTGCATGCCCTGCCACTGAAGGAGGACTTGGAGGAGTGGGTCACCATTGGGCGCCTCTTCAGCTTCCTGTACCAGAGCAGCCCTGACCAG GTTATAGATGTGGCTCCCGAGCTTCTGCGTATCTGCAGCCTCATTCTGGCTGACAACAAGATCCCACCAG ACACCAAGGCCGCACTGTTGCTGCTCCTGACGTTCCTGGCCAAACAGCACACCGACAGCTTTCAAGCAGCTCTGGGCTCACTGCCTGTTGACAAGGCTCAGGAGCTCCAGGCTGTACTGGGCCTCTCCTAG
- the IPO4 gene encoding importin-4 isoform X3, giving the protein MEPAGLERLLRELLLPDTERIRRATEQLQIVLRAPAALPALCDLLASAADPQIRQFAAVLTRRRLNTRWRRLAAEQRESLKSLILTALQRETEHCVSLSLAQLSATIFRKEGLEAWPQLLQLLQHSTHSPHSPEREMGLLLLSVVVTSRPEAFQPHHRELLRLLNETLGEVGSPGLLFYSLRTLTTMAPYLSTEDVLLARMLVPKLIMAVQTLIPIDEAKACEALEALDELLESEVPVITPYLSEVLTFCLEVARNVALGNAVRVRILCCLAFLVKVKSKALLKNRLLPPLLHTLFPIMAAEPPPGQLDPEDQDSEEEELEIELMGETPKHFAVQVVDMLALHLPPEKLCPQLMPMLEEALRSESPYQRKAGLLVLAVLSDGAGNHIRQRLLPPLLQIVCKGLEDPSQVVRNAALFALGQFSENLQPHISSYSREVMPLLLAYLKSVPLGHTHHLAKACYALENFVENLGPKVQPYLPELMECMLQLLRNPSSPRAKELAVSALGATATAAQASLLPYFPAIMEHLREFLLTGREDLQPVQIQSLETLGVLARAVGEPMRPLAEECCQLGLGLCDQVDDPDLRRCTYSLFAALSGLMGEGLAPHLEQITTLMLLSLRSTEGIVPQYDGSSSFLLFDDESDGEEEEELMDEDVEEEDDSEISGYSVENAFFDEKEDTCAAVGEISVNTSVAFLPYMESVFEEVFKLLECPHLNVRKAAHEALGQFCCALHKACQSCPSEPNTAALQAALARVVPSYMQAVNRERERQVVMAVLEALTGVLRSCGTLTLKPPGRLAELCGVLKAVLQRKAEYDTMLLEHAGEAIPALAAAAGGDSFAPFFAGFLPLLVCKTKQGCTVAEKSFAVGTLAETIQGLGAASAQFVSRLLPVLLSTAREADPEVRSNAIFGMGVLAEHGGHPAQEHFPKLLGLLFPLLARERHDRVRDNICGALARLLMASPTRKPEPQVLAALLHALPLKEDLEEWVTIGRLFSFLYQSSPDQVIDVAPELLRICSLILADNKIPPDTKAALLLLLTFLAKQHTDSFQAALGSLPVDKAQELQAVLGLS; this is encoded by the exons ATGGAGCCAGCCGGGCTAGAGCGGCTCCTACGGGAGCTGCTGCTACCGGACACCGAGCGCATCCGTCGG GCCACGGAACAGCTCCAGATCGTTCTTCGGGCCCCCGCCGCTTTGCCGGCTCTCTGCGACCTGCTAGCCTCGGCGGCCGACCCCCAG ATCCGCCAGTTTGCGGCCGTGCTGACCCGCAGACGACTGAACACCCGCTGGCGACGGCTGGCGGCGGAGCAACGGGAGAG CCTCAAGTCCCTGATCCTGACGGCCCTGCAGAGAGAAACAGA GCACTGTGTGAGCCTCAGCCTGGCCCAGCTCTCAGCCACCATTTTTCGAAAGGAAGGCCTGGAGGCCTGGCCACAGCTTTTGCAGCTGCTTCAGCACAGTACCCACAGCCCCCACAGCCCAGAGAGAGAG ATGGGGCTTTTGCTGCTAAGTGTGGTGGTGACCTCCCGGCCCGAGGCCTTCCAACCCCACCACCGGGAGCTTCTTCGGCTTCTGAATGAGACTCTTGGTGAGGTGGGCTCTCCTGGGCTGCTCTTCTACTCCCTGCGCACTCTGACCACCATGGCTCCCTACCTCAGCACTGAAGATGTG CTTCTCGCTCGGATGTTGGTGCCCAAGCTGATCATGGCCGTGCAGACTCTGATCCCCATAGATGAG GCAAAGGCCTGTGAGGCCCTTGAGGCTTTGGATGAACTGTTGGAGTCAGAGGTGCCGGTCATCACCCCCTACCTCTCTGAAGTCCTCACATTCTGCCTGGAG GTGGCTAGAAATGTGGCCCTGGGCAATGCGGTACGCGTACGTATTCTCTGCTGCCTCGCTTTCTTGGTCAAAGTCAAGAGCAAG GCCTTACTGAAGAATCGTCTCCTGCCACCCTTGCTGCACACCCTTTTCCCCATTATGGCTGCtgagcccccaccaggccagttGGATCCCGAGGACCAGGATTCAGAAGAGGAAGAGTTGGAGATTGAGCTGATGGGGGAGACTCCCAAGCATTTCGCTGTACAA GTTGTGGACATGCTGGCACTACACCTGCCCCCCGAGAAGCTCTGTCCCCAGCTG ATGCCCATGTTGGAAGAGGCTTTGCGGAGCGAGAGCCCATACCAGCGCAAAGCTGGACTCCTGGTGCTGGCCGTGCTGtctgatggagctggaaaccacaTCAGGCAGAG ACTGCTGCCCCCACTGCTGCAGATTGTGTGCAAGGGCCTGGAGGACCCCTCGCAAGTTGTACGCAATGCTGCGCTGTTTGCCCTGGGCCAGTTCTCAGAAAACCTACAG ccccatatCAGCAGCTATTCAAGGGAGGTGATGCCACTGCTCCTCGCCTACTTGAAGTCGGTGCCTCTTGGACACACACACCACCTAGCCAAGGCCTGCTATGCCCTGGAGAATTTTGTGGAGAACCTAG GGCCCAAAGTGCAGCCCTACCTTCCGGAGCTTATGGAATGCATGCTGCAGCTTCTGAGGAACCCCAGCAGTCCCCGGGCCAAGGAGCTGGCTGTGAGCGCCCTGGGAGCCACTG CTACGGCTGCCCAGGCCTCGCTGCTGCCCTACTTCCCTGCCATCATGGAGCACCTGCGGGAATTCCTGTTAACAGGCCGTGAGGACCTTCAGCCTGTGCAGATCCAGAGCCTGG AGACACTGGGGGTGCTGGCACGAGCAGTGGGGGAGCCCATGAGGCCGCTGGCTGAGGAATGCTGCCAGCTGGGTCTGGGCCTCTGCGACCAGGTAGACGACCCTGACTTGCGGCGCTGCAC GTACAGCCTATTTGCAGCCTTATCGGGTCTGATGGGTGAGGGCCTGGCGCCCCACTTGGAACAGATCACCACGCTCATGCTGCTGTCACTGCGTTCCACCGAGGGCATTGTG cctcagtaTGACGGGAGCAGCTCCTTCCTTCTGTTTGACGATGAGAGTgatggggaagaagaggaggagctCATGGATGAGGATGTGGAAGAAGAGGATGACTCAGAGATCTCAGG GTACAGCGTGGAGAATGCCTTCTTCGATGAGAAGGAAGACACCTGTGCTGCCGTGGGGGAGATCTCTGTGAACACCAG TGTGGCCTTCCTTCCATACATGGAAAGTGTCTTTGAAGAAGTATTTAAACTGCTGGAG TGCCCTCACCTGAATGTGCGGAAGGCAGCCCATGAGGCTCTGGGTCAGTTTTGCTGTGCACTGCACAAGGCCTGTCAAAGCTGCCCCTCGGAACCCAACACTGCTG CTTTGCAGGCTGCCCTGGCCCGAGTGGTGCCATCCTACATGCAGGCAGTGAACAGGGAGCGGGAACGCCAGGTGGTGATGGCCGTGCTGGAGGCCCTGACAGGGGTGCTCCGCAGCTGTGGGACCCTCACACTGAAGCCCCCTGGGCGCCTCGCTGAGCTCTGTGGCGTGCTCAAGGCTGTGCTGCAGAGGAAG GCTGAATACGACACCATGTTGCTGGAGCACGCTGGAGAGGCCATCCCTGCCCTGGCAGCCGCGGCTGGGGGAGACTCCTTTGCCCCATTCTTTGCTGGTTTCCTGCCATTATTGGTGTGCAAGACA AAACAGGGCTGCACAGTGGCAGAGAAGTCCTTTGCAGTGGGGACCTTGGCAGAGACTATTCAGGGCCTGGGTGCTGCCTCAGCCCAGTTTGTGTCTCGGCTGCTCCCTGTGCTGTTGAGCACCGCCCGAGAGGCAGACCCCGAGGTGCGAAGCAATGCCATCTTTGGGATGGGCGTGCTGGCAGAGCATGGGGGCCACCCTGCCCAGGA ACACTTCCCCAAGCTGCTGGGGCTCCTTTTTCCCCTCCTGGCGCGGGAGCGACATGATCGTGTCCGTGACAACATCTGTGGGGCACTTGCCCGCCTGTTGATGGCCAGTCCCACCAGGAAACCAGAGCCCCAG GTGCTGGCTGCCCTACTGCATGCCCTGCCACTGAAGGAGGACTTGGAGGAGTGGGTCACCATTGGGCGCCTCTTCAGCTTCCTGTACCAGAGCAGCCCTGACCAG GTTATAGATGTGGCTCCCGAGCTTCTGCGTATCTGCAGCCTCATTCTGGCTGACAACAAGATCCCACCAG ACACCAAGGCCGCACTGTTGCTGCTCCTGACGTTCCTGGCCAAACAGCACACCGACAGCTTTCAAGCAGCTCTGGGCTCACTGCCTGTTGACAAGGCTCAGGAGCTCCAGGCTGTACTGGGCCTCTCCTAG
- the IPO4 gene encoding importin-4 isoform X2, which yields MEPAGLERLLRELLLPDTERIRRATEQLQIVLRAPAALPALCDLLASAADPQIRQFAAVLTRRRLNTRWRRLAAEQRESLKSLILTALQRETEHCVSLSLAQLSATIFRKEGLEAWPQLLQLLQHSTHSPHSPEREMGLLLLSVVVTSRPEAFQPHHRELLRLLNETLGEVGSPGLLFYSLRTLTTMAPYLSTEDVLLARMLVPKLIMAVQTLIPIDEAKACEALEALDELLESEVPVITPYLSEVLTFCLEVARNVALGNAVRVRILCCLAFLVKVKSKALLKNRLLPPLLHTLFPIMAAEPPPGQLDPEDQDSEEEELEIELMGETPKHFAVQVRCGVVDMLALHLPPEKLCPQLMPMLEEALRSESPYQRKAGLLVLAVLSDGAGNHIRQRLLPPLLQIVCKGLEDPSQVVRNAALFALGQFSENLQPHISSYSREVMPLLLAYLKSVPLGHTHHLAKACYALENFVENLGPKVQPYLPELMECMLQLLRNPSSPRAKELAVSALGATATAAQASLLPYFPAIMEHLREFLLTGREDLQPVQIQSLETLGVLARAVGEPMRPLAEECCQLGLGLCDQVDDPDLRRCTYSLFAALSGLMGEGLAPHLEQITTLMLLSLRSTEGIVPQYDGSSSFLLFDDESDGEEEEELMDEDVEEEDDSEISGYSVENAFFDEKEDTCAAVGEISVNTSVAFLPYMESVFEEVFKLLECPHLNVRKAAHEALGQFCCALHKACQSCPSEPNTAALQAALARVVPSYMQAVNRERERQVVMAVLEALTGVLRSCGTLTLKPPGRLAELCGVLKAVLQRKAEYDTMLLEHAGEAIPALAAAAGGDSFAPFFAGFLPLLVCKTKQGCTVAEKSFAVGTLAETIQGLGAASAQFVSRLLPVLLSTAREADPEVRSNAIFGMGVLAEHGGHPAQEHFPKLLGLLFPLLARERHDRVRDNICGALARLLMASPTRKPEPQVLAALLHALPLKEDLEEWVTIGRLFSFLYQSSPDQVIDVAPELLRICSLILADNKIPPDTKAALLLLLTFLAKQHTDSFQAALGSLPVDKAQELQAVLGLS from the exons ATGGAGCCAGCCGGGCTAGAGCGGCTCCTACGGGAGCTGCTGCTACCGGACACCGAGCGCATCCGTCGG GCCACGGAACAGCTCCAGATCGTTCTTCGGGCCCCCGCCGCTTTGCCGGCTCTCTGCGACCTGCTAGCCTCGGCGGCCGACCCCCAG ATCCGCCAGTTTGCGGCCGTGCTGACCCGCAGACGACTGAACACCCGCTGGCGACGGCTGGCGGCGGAGCAACGGGAGAG CCTCAAGTCCCTGATCCTGACGGCCCTGCAGAGAGAAACAGA GCACTGTGTGAGCCTCAGCCTGGCCCAGCTCTCAGCCACCATTTTTCGAAAGGAAGGCCTGGAGGCCTGGCCACAGCTTTTGCAGCTGCTTCAGCACAGTACCCACAGCCCCCACAGCCCAGAGAGAGAG ATGGGGCTTTTGCTGCTAAGTGTGGTGGTGACCTCCCGGCCCGAGGCCTTCCAACCCCACCACCGGGAGCTTCTTCGGCTTCTGAATGAGACTCTTGGTGAGGTGGGCTCTCCTGGGCTGCTCTTCTACTCCCTGCGCACTCTGACCACCATGGCTCCCTACCTCAGCACTGAAGATGTG CTTCTCGCTCGGATGTTGGTGCCCAAGCTGATCATGGCCGTGCAGACTCTGATCCCCATAGATGAG GCAAAGGCCTGTGAGGCCCTTGAGGCTTTGGATGAACTGTTGGAGTCAGAGGTGCCGGTCATCACCCCCTACCTCTCTGAAGTCCTCACATTCTGCCTGGAG GTGGCTAGAAATGTGGCCCTGGGCAATGCGGTACGCGTACGTATTCTCTGCTGCCTCGCTTTCTTGGTCAAAGTCAAGAGCAAG GCCTTACTGAAGAATCGTCTCCTGCCACCCTTGCTGCACACCCTTTTCCCCATTATGGCTGCtgagcccccaccaggccagttGGATCCCGAGGACCAGGATTCAGAAGAGGAAGAGTTGGAGATTGAGCTGATGGGGGAGACTCCCAAGCATTTCGCTGTACAAGTGAGATGTGGG GTTGTGGACATGCTGGCACTACACCTGCCCCCCGAGAAGCTCTGTCCCCAGCTG ATGCCCATGTTGGAAGAGGCTTTGCGGAGCGAGAGCCCATACCAGCGCAAAGCTGGACTCCTGGTGCTGGCCGTGCTGtctgatggagctggaaaccacaTCAGGCAGAG ACTGCTGCCCCCACTGCTGCAGATTGTGTGCAAGGGCCTGGAGGACCCCTCGCAAGTTGTACGCAATGCTGCGCTGTTTGCCCTGGGCCAGTTCTCAGAAAACCTACAG ccccatatCAGCAGCTATTCAAGGGAGGTGATGCCACTGCTCCTCGCCTACTTGAAGTCGGTGCCTCTTGGACACACACACCACCTAGCCAAGGCCTGCTATGCCCTGGAGAATTTTGTGGAGAACCTAG GGCCCAAAGTGCAGCCCTACCTTCCGGAGCTTATGGAATGCATGCTGCAGCTTCTGAGGAACCCCAGCAGTCCCCGGGCCAAGGAGCTGGCTGTGAGCGCCCTGGGAGCCACTG CTACGGCTGCCCAGGCCTCGCTGCTGCCCTACTTCCCTGCCATCATGGAGCACCTGCGGGAATTCCTGTTAACAGGCCGTGAGGACCTTCAGCCTGTGCAGATCCAGAGCCTGG AGACACTGGGGGTGCTGGCACGAGCAGTGGGGGAGCCCATGAGGCCGCTGGCTGAGGAATGCTGCCAGCTGGGTCTGGGCCTCTGCGACCAGGTAGACGACCCTGACTTGCGGCGCTGCAC GTACAGCCTATTTGCAGCCTTATCGGGTCTGATGGGTGAGGGCCTGGCGCCCCACTTGGAACAGATCACCACGCTCATGCTGCTGTCACTGCGTTCCACCGAGGGCATTGTG cctcagtaTGACGGGAGCAGCTCCTTCCTTCTGTTTGACGATGAGAGTgatggggaagaagaggaggagctCATGGATGAGGATGTGGAAGAAGAGGATGACTCAGAGATCTCAGG GTACAGCGTGGAGAATGCCTTCTTCGATGAGAAGGAAGACACCTGTGCTGCCGTGGGGGAGATCTCTGTGAACACCAG TGTGGCCTTCCTTCCATACATGGAAAGTGTCTTTGAAGAAGTATTTAAACTGCTGGAG TGCCCTCACCTGAATGTGCGGAAGGCAGCCCATGAGGCTCTGGGTCAGTTTTGCTGTGCACTGCACAAGGCCTGTCAAAGCTGCCCCTCGGAACCCAACACTGCTG CTTTGCAGGCTGCCCTGGCCCGAGTGGTGCCATCCTACATGCAGGCAGTGAACAGGGAGCGGGAACGCCAGGTGGTGATGGCCGTGCTGGAGGCCCTGACAGGGGTGCTCCGCAGCTGTGGGACCCTCACACTGAAGCCCCCTGGGCGCCTCGCTGAGCTCTGTGGCGTGCTCAAGGCTGTGCTGCAGAGGAAG GCTGAATACGACACCATGTTGCTGGAGCACGCTGGAGAGGCCATCCCTGCCCTGGCAGCCGCGGCTGGGGGAGACTCCTTTGCCCCATTCTTTGCTGGTTTCCTGCCATTATTGGTGTGCAAGACA AAACAGGGCTGCACAGTGGCAGAGAAGTCCTTTGCAGTGGGGACCTTGGCAGAGACTATTCAGGGCCTGGGTGCTGCCTCAGCCCAGTTTGTGTCTCGGCTGCTCCCTGTGCTGTTGAGCACCGCCCGAGAGGCAGACCCCGAGGTGCGAAGCAATGCCATCTTTGGGATGGGCGTGCTGGCAGAGCATGGGGGCCACCCTGCCCAGGA ACACTTCCCCAAGCTGCTGGGGCTCCTTTTTCCCCTCCTGGCGCGGGAGCGACATGATCGTGTCCGTGACAACATCTGTGGGGCACTTGCCCGCCTGTTGATGGCCAGTCCCACCAGGAAACCAGAGCCCCAG GTGCTGGCTGCCCTACTGCATGCCCTGCCACTGAAGGAGGACTTGGAGGAGTGGGTCACCATTGGGCGCCTCTTCAGCTTCCTGTACCAGAGCAGCCCTGACCAG GTTATAGATGTGGCTCCCGAGCTTCTGCGTATCTGCAGCCTCATTCTGGCTGACAACAAGATCCCACCAG ACACCAAGGCCGCACTGTTGCTGCTCCTGACGTTCCTGGCCAAACAGCACACCGACAGCTTTCAAGCAGCTCTGGGCTCACTGCCTGTTGACAAGGCTCAGGAGCTCCAGGCTGTACTGGGCCTCTCCTAG